The following are from one region of the Corylus avellana chromosome ca1, CavTom2PMs-1.0 genome:
- the LOC132162976 gene encoding U11/U12 small nuclear ribonucleoprotein 35 kDa protein produces MSGSKVNAVFYAESYHPIQAGSIDGTDILPHDNAVYRAQLCSSAGLYEPFGDPKVIGDPYCTVFVGRLSHSTTEDTLRKAMSKYGRVRNLRLVRHIVTGASRGYAFVEYETEREMRRAYKDAHHSMIDDCEIMVDYNRQQLMPGWIPRRLGGGLGGKKESGQLRFGGREKPFRAPLRPIPFDDLKRLGIPPPPEGRYMSRFQDPSPPRKERSSVDREESSHKSSRDGREHTHKRSSVDGKERYHSRSSVDPEELSQRWSSVEREEYHGKRTSMERDDHSANMRSTGREERHHKRSSSDRTRKRSSKDEDERSHKRHKHSSHSRRHERRSTSHELSSDH; encoded by the exons ATGAGTGGGAGCAAAGTAAACGCAGTGTTCTACGCCGAGTCCTACCATCCGATCCAAGCCGGAAGCATAGACGGCACCGACATTCTCCCCCACGACAACGCTGTTTACCGAGCCCAACTCTGCTCCTCCGCTGGCCTCT ATGAGCCCTTCGGAGATCCCAAGGTCATCGGAGACCCTTATTGCACCGTATTTGTTGGCCGCCTCTCTCATTCCACCACCGAAGACACTCTCCGCAAG GCTATGAGCAAGTATGGGCGGGTGAGGAACTTGCGGTTGGTCAGGCACATTG TAACTGGTGCCTCACGTGGTTATGCTTTTGTTGAATATGAAACTGAGAGAGAGATGCGGCGTGCATACAAG GATGCTCACCATTCTATGATTGATGATTGTGAAATTATGGTTGATTACAATAGACAACAGTTGATGCCAGGATGGATTCCACGAAGGTTAG GAGGGGGTCTTGGTGGTAAGAAGGAATCTGGACAACTTCGTTTTGGAGGACGGGAAAAACCATTTCGAGCTCCTCT GCGACCAATCCCGTTTGATGATTTGAAGAGGCTAGGAATTCCACCTCCACCAGAAGGAAGATACATGTCACGCTTTCAG GACCCATCTCCCCCAAGAAAAGAAAGGAGTTCAGTGGACAGGGAAGAGAGCTCTCACAAGAGCTCTAGGGACGGGCGAGAACACACTCACAAACGGAGTTCTGTGGACGGCAAAGAGCGATATCACAGCAGGAGTTCTGTGGACCCAGAGGAGCTCTCTCAGAGATGGAGCTCTGTCGAGAGGGAAGAATATCATGGCAAGAGGACCTCCATGGAACGAGATGATCATTCTGCCAATATGAGGTCTACTGGGAGGGAAGAACGCCATCACAAGAGGAGCTCTTCAGACAGGACTCGCAAGAGGAGCTCCAAGGATGAAGACGAACGCTCTCACAAGCGTCATAAACATTCTAGCCATTCCCGTCGACATGAGAGGAGGTCCACTAGTCATGAACTTTCTTCTGATCACTGA